A single Triticum dicoccoides isolate Atlit2015 ecotype Zavitan chromosome 2A, WEW_v2.0, whole genome shotgun sequence DNA region contains:
- the LOC119355136 gene encoding G-type lectin S-receptor-like serine/threonine-protein kinase At2g19130, producing the protein MPLPVLLALLCALHAPASSASTATYSLSPGQSLAGDDKLVSGGGKFALGFIQIPGSDSNPSGSGGNSTQLGIWFSLNRVPKLTLVWVANRGGSPVAGAASPELTISGDGNLVIVDRGKVAWSTRADVTANNNNNRAVLLLLDTGNLVLRSASNASDVMWQSFDHPTDTLLPGATIGLDKVTGRSRRLVSRKNRIDQAPGAYSMELGRSGVVQMLWDASVPYWSSGEWNGDYFSSVPEMTARHLIGSTFVNDDREVSFAYHLLDETITMYSFLDVSGQRKMLVWQDATRDWVTVYVHPTTQCEVHAVCGPFTACDDSAPAPCSCMKGFSVGSPEDWDLDDRSTSGCRRNTQLNCASISNGTMVGMADMFYAMPAVRLPYNPHGAAGYVASAAECEQVCLSNCSCTAYSFGSGGCSMWHGGLLNVKQRQIDGASSSGDGEILHIRLAAKEFRTRKNNSVVIILVAIGAGLNALVILVLVVALRRTRRNKRYSETLDKIHGGSGLVSFRYSDLRRATRDFSEKIGAGGFGSVFKGSLNDSTTIAVKRLYGCYQQEKQFRAEVSSIGILHHTNLVKMVGFCCEGDKKLLVYEHMPNSSLDAHLFRSSAKALNWRTRYQIALGVARGLAYLHESCLDYIIHCDIKPQNILLDALFVPKIADFGMAKLLTRDFSRVMTTTRGTIGYLAPEWISGVAITPKVDVYGYGMVLLEIISGRMNANEECGSSGDGIVYFPIQMARKLLEGNVMSFVDDRLNGDVIVDEVERACKVACWCIQDREFERPTMGKVVQILEGLVEVDTPPMPKLLEAIAGRSHSACT; encoded by the coding sequence ATGCCTCTCCCGGTCCTGCTCGCCCTGCTCTGCGCCCTACACGCCCCCGCGAGCTCCGCGTCCACGGCGACCTACTCCCTCTCGCCAGGCCAGTCGCTCGCCGGCGACGACAAGCTCGTCTCCGGCGGCGGCAAGTTCGCGCTCGGCTTCATCCAGATCCCAGGCAGCGACAGCAACCCCTCCGGCTCCGGCGGCAACAGCACTCAGCTGGGCATATGGTTCAGCCTCAACCGTGTTCCCAAGCTGACACTGGTGTGGGTGGCCAACAGGGGAGGCAGCCCGGTGGCCGGCGCCGCGTCCCCGGAGCTCACgatctccggcgacggcaaccTCGTCATCGTGGACCGCGGCAAAGTCGCCTGGTCCACCCGAGCCGACGTCAcagccaacaacaacaacaacagggcGGTCCTCCTTCTCCTGGACACCGGGAACCTCGTGTTGCGCAGCGCCTCCAACGCCTCCGACGTGATGTGGCAGAGCTTCGACCACCCCACGGACACTCTGCTCCCCGGCGCCACCATCGGGCTGGACAAGGTCACCGGCCggagccgccgcctcgtctccaggAAGAACCGGATCGACCAGGCTCCGGGCGCCTACTCCATGGAGCTGGGCCGGAGCGGCGTCGTCCAGATGCTGTGGGACGCGTCCGTGCCCTACTGGTCCAGCGGGGAGTGGAACGGCGACTACTTCAGCTCGGTGCCGGAGATGACCGCCCGCCACCTGATAGGCTCCACCTTCGTCAACGACGACCGGGAGGTGTCCTTCGCCTACCACCTGCTCGACGAAACCATCACCATGTACAGCTTCCTGGACGTGTCCGGGCAGAGGAAGATGCTGGTCTGGCAGGATGCCACGCGGGACTGGGTGACGGTCTACGTCCACCCCACCACCCAGTGCGAGGTGCACGCCGTCTGCGGGCCATTCACGGCCTGCGACGACAGCGCGCCGGCGCCGTGCAGCTGCATGAAGGGGTTCTCCGTGGGTTCGCCTGAGGATTGGGACCTTGACGATCGGAGCACGAGCGGTTGCAGAAGGAACACTCAGCTGAATTGTGCTAGCATTAGCAACGGCACCATGGTTGGCATGGCTGACATGTTCTACGCCATGCCGGCCGTCAGGTTACCCTATAACCCCCACGGCGCCGCGGGATATGTCGCCAGCGCAGCCGAATGCGAGCAGGTCTGTCTGAGCAACTGCTCTTGCACTGCATATTCCTTTGGCAGTGGTGGCTGTTCTATGTGGCATGGTGGATTGCTGAACGTAAAACAACGCCAGATTGATGGTGCTTCTTCCAGCGGTGATGGCGAAATTCTTCACATCCGCCTCGCGGCGAAAGAGTTCCGGACCCGGAAAAACAACAGTGTAGTTATCATTTTGGTTGCCATTGGTGCAGGCCTCAACGCTTTGGTTATCTTGGTACTCGTCGTAGCGCTACGCAGGACCAGGAGGAACAAAAGGTACAGTGAAACATTGGACAAAATCCATGGTGGCAGTGGGCTTGTTTCATTCAGATACAGCGATTTGCGGCGTGCAACTAGAGATTTCTCAGAGAAGATTGGGGCAGGTGGTTTTGGTTCTGTGTTCAAGGGGTCGCTAAATGATTCGACCACTATAGCGGTGAAAAGGCTTTACGGTTGTTATCAACAAGAGAAGCAGTTCAGGGCTGAGGTGAGTTCAATTGGAATCCTCCACCATACAAATTTAGTCAAAATGGTTGGTTTCTGTTGTGAGGGCGACAAGAAGCTTCTTGTCTACGAACACATGCCAAACAGTTCCCTTGATGCCCATCTGTTCAGGAGCAGTGCCAAAGCTCTGAATTGGAGAACCAGATACCAGATAGCTCTTGGAGTTGCCAGGGGGCTGGCATACTTGCACGAGAGCTGCCTGGACTACATCATACACTGCGATATAAAGCCGCAAAACATACTTCTCGACGCGTTGTTCGTTCCTAAGATCGCCGACTTCGGGATGGCAAAGCTTCTCACAAGGGATTTTAGCCGGGTCATGACCACAACCAGGGGCACAATTGGGTACCTTGCCCCTGAATGGATCAGTGGAGTGGCCATCACGCCCAAAGTCGATGTGTATGGATATGGGATGGTGCTACTGGAGATCATATCCGGGAGGATGAACGCGAACGAAGAATGCGGCAGCAGTGGTGATGGCATTGTTTATTTCCCCATCCAGATGGCGCGCAAGCTTCTCGAGGGAAACGTCATGAGCTTCGTGGATGATAGGTTAAACGGTGATGTTATCGTCGACGAGGTTGAAAGGGCTTGCAAGGTTGCCTGTTGGTGCATTCAGGACAGGGAGTTTGAACGGCCAACGATGGGCAAGGTAGTCCAGATTCTTGAGGGTCTTGTTGAAGTCGACACCCCTCCGATGCCTAAGCTACTCGAAGCTATCGCCGGAAGATCACACTCAGCATGCACCTAG